The Dasypus novemcinctus isolate mDasNov1 chromosome 12, mDasNov1.1.hap2, whole genome shotgun sequence genome includes a window with the following:
- the KRT18 gene encoding LOW QUALITY PROTEIN: keratin, type I cytoskeletal 18 (The sequence of the model RefSeq protein was modified relative to this genomic sequence to represent the inferred CDS: inserted 1 base in 1 codon) has protein sequence MSFTTRSTTYSTNYRSLGSVQAPSQRVRPASSAASVYAGAGGWGSRISVSRSSSSRGGWAPAGLAAGMAGGLAGLGGIQGEKETMQELNDRLASYLERVRNLETENRRLEGKIREXKKGPQIRDWGHYFKTIEELKAQIFGSSVGNARIVLQIDNARLAADDFRVKYETELAMRQSVENDIHGLRKVIDDTNVTRLQLETEIEALKEELLFMKKNHEEEVKGLQAQIASCGLTVEVDAPKSQDLGKIMADIRAQYEELAQKNREELDKYWTQQIEESTTVVTSQSAEVGAAETTLKELRRMVQSLDDDLVSMRNVKASLENNLRDVEAHYALQMEQLNGVLLHLESELAQTRAEGQRQAQEYEALLNIKVKLEAEIATYRRLLEDGEDFKLSDALGSSNSMQTIQKTTTRRIVDGKVVSEVSDTQVLRR, from the exons ATGAGCTTCACCACCCGCTCCACCACCTACTCCACCAACTACCGGTCGCTGGGCTCCGTGCAGGCCCCCAGCCAGCGGGTCCGGCCGGCCAGCAGCGCGGCCAGCGTCTACGCCGGCGCGGGAGGCTGGGGCTCGCGCATCTCCGTGTCCCGCTCCTCCAGCTCCCGGGGCGGCTGGGCGCCCGCTGGCCTGGCCGCCGGGATGGCCGGGGGCCTGGCGGGTCTAGGGGGCATCCAGGGCGAGAAGGAGACCATGCAAGAACTGAACGACCGCCTGGCCTCCTACCTGGAGAGAGTGAGGAACCTGGAGACTGAGAACAGGAGACTGGAGGGCAAAATTCGGG CAAAGAAGGGACCCCAGATCAGAGACTGGGGGCACTACTTCAAGACCATCGAGGAACTGAAGGCTCAG ATCTTTGGAAGTTCGGTGGGCAATGCCCGCATCGTTCTGCAGATCGACAATGCCAGGCTGGCTGCTGATGACTTCAGAGTCAA GTATGAGACTGAGCTGGCCATGCGCCAGTCTGTGGAGAACGACATCCATGGGCTCCGCAAGGTCATCGATGACACCAACGTCACTCGGCTGCAGCTGGAGACCGAGATCGAGGCGCTCAAGGAGGAGCTGCTCTTCATGAAGAAGAACCATGAGGAG GAAGTCAAGGGCCTACAAGCCCAGATTGCCAGCTGTGGGCTGACCGTGGAAGTGGACGCCCCCAAATCTCAGGACCTCGGCAAGATCATGGCAGACATCCGGGCCCAATATGAAGAGTTGGCCCAGAAGAACCGAGAGGAGCTGGACAAGTACTGGACTCAGCAG ATTGAAGAGAGCACCACCGTGGTCACCTCTCAGTCCGCTGAGGTAGGAGCTGCTGAGACAACACTCAAGGAGCTGAGAAGAATGGTCCAGTCCTTGGACGACGACCTGGTCTCCATGAGAAATGTG AAGGCCAGCTTGGAGAACAACCTGCGGGACGTGGAAGCCCACTACGCCCTGCAGATGGAGCAGCTGAATGGGGTCCTGCTGCACCTGGAGTCGGAGCTGGCACAGACCCGGGCAGAGGGGCAGCGCCAAGCCCAGGAGTACGAGGCCCTGCTGAACATCAAGGTCAAGCTGGAGGCTGAGATTGCCACCTACCGCCGCCTGCTGGAAGACGGGGAGGACTTCAA GCTTTCTGATGCCCTGGGCAGCAGCAACTCCATGCAGACCATCCAGAAGACCACCACCCGCAGGATCGTGGACGGCAAAGTGGTATCTGAGGTCAGCGACACCCAAGTCCTCAGGCGTTGA